A section of the Spirosoma pollinicola genome encodes:
- a CDS encoding peptidylprolyl isomerase codes for MPTILLVLACLVSFFTPPKAPKTYPVGQIKTSKGEILFWLYDETPTHKASFMKLAKANYWDTLTFNRVINNFVAQGGCPDTPAGFSDSPYLLKPEFVPAIRHVYGAVGAGRDNNPEMLSAGCQFYIVQNKKGLARLDDKFTVFGQVFKGMDVVDAIVAVKTDSTDMPLSPIKLDVNVIKLTAAELKKLGYVVK; via the coding sequence ATGCCTACTATTCTACTAGTATTAGCCTGCCTGGTATCCTTTTTTACGCCCCCGAAGGCCCCCAAAACCTATCCCGTTGGGCAGATAAAGACCTCCAAAGGCGAGATCCTTTTCTGGCTGTATGACGAAACGCCAACCCACAAAGCCAGCTTCATGAAACTGGCGAAAGCAAACTATTGGGATACACTGACCTTCAACCGGGTCATCAACAACTTTGTAGCGCAGGGCGGCTGCCCCGATACGCCAGCTGGTTTTTCGGATTCGCCTTACCTGCTAAAACCTGAGTTCGTGCCTGCCATACGGCACGTGTATGGGGCTGTTGGCGCCGGGCGGGACAATAATCCGGAAATGCTCTCGGCGGGATGCCAGTTTTATATTGTGCAGAATAAGAAAGGACTGGCGCGTCTGGATGATAAGTTCACCGTGTTCGGGCAGGTTTTTAAAGGAATGGACGTGGTCGACGCCATCGTAGCGGTCAAGACAGATTCTACAGATATGCCCCTATCGCCCATTAAGCTGGACGTAAACGTGATCAAGCTCACAGCGGCAGAGTTGAAGAAACTGGGCTACGTGGTGAAATGA
- a CDS encoding PQQ-dependent sugar dehydrogenase, with product MHLFRQYSLASLCRLFIFPVFVILYCESSVAQNVQSGEKLFDTNCAGCHNFKQDGIGPQLGGLKGVVDRTYLTEFIKSPKAQIDARVARALDKAKKFGTVMPDFKQLTATELDDVVAYILDKPAPIARISTGKVALENPIAPTIAPSAIALNLQKIMQFPFTNKTQPRTRINKMGFHPITKETMVADLQGKIYILTADNQPEVYFEATEHFKNFINSPGLATGLGSFAFHPDYAKNGLVYTTHTEPKNTAKADFAYADSIPVRLQWVVNEWTVDDPSSRVLTGKPRELLRVNVVDQIHGMQEIAFNPYATPNSMDYGLLYIGIGDGGAVEKGYPFIARDKNHVWGKVLRIDPTGRTSTNGQYGIPKSNPFVGKDGLDEVYAAGFRNPNRISWAKDGKMLVSNIGQRQIESLYLVKPGKNYGWPDREGTFLIDSTDNVNNVYPLPKNDARYGYSYPVAQFDHDEGNAIIGGFEYTGKQLPPLRGKYIFGEIVRGRVFYVNLNEIKEGTQATIHEFPLRLEGQPTSLKELSKASKVDLRIGQDAAGELYLMTKSDGMMYKVIK from the coding sequence ATGCACCTGTTTCGTCAGTATTCTCTTGCATCACTATGTCGGCTTTTCATTTTCCCTGTATTCGTTATCCTGTACTGCGAGTCCTCAGTTGCTCAGAATGTGCAAAGCGGAGAAAAGCTTTTTGACACCAATTGTGCCGGTTGCCATAATTTCAAACAGGATGGCATTGGACCTCAACTGGGTGGATTAAAAGGCGTTGTTGACCGAACCTACCTGACCGAATTCATTAAAAGCCCCAAAGCTCAGATTGATGCACGGGTGGCGCGGGCGCTTGATAAAGCCAAAAAATTCGGCACCGTTATGCCCGATTTCAAGCAACTGACGGCTACAGAACTCGACGATGTGGTGGCCTATATTCTTGATAAACCCGCTCCCATCGCTCGAATTTCGACTGGAAAAGTGGCATTGGAAAACCCGATTGCTCCCACAATAGCCCCATCGGCTATTGCTCTGAATCTGCAAAAGATCATGCAGTTTCCATTTACAAACAAAACGCAGCCCCGTACACGGATCAATAAAATGGGTTTTCACCCGATAACCAAAGAAACAATGGTGGCCGATCTACAGGGGAAGATCTACATTTTGACGGCAGATAACCAGCCCGAAGTGTATTTTGAGGCCACGGAACATTTTAAGAATTTTATCAACTCGCCCGGTCTGGCAACGGGCTTAGGCAGTTTCGCTTTTCATCCGGACTACGCCAAAAACGGGCTTGTCTACACGACCCATACGGAACCCAAAAATACGGCCAAAGCTGATTTCGCCTATGCCGACAGCATTCCCGTTCGGCTGCAATGGGTGGTCAACGAATGGACCGTCGATGATCCTTCATCGCGTGTTTTGACCGGAAAGCCCCGTGAGTTGCTCCGCGTAAATGTGGTCGACCAGATTCACGGTATGCAGGAAATTGCGTTCAATCCGTATGCAACGCCAAACAGTATGGATTATGGGTTGCTTTATATTGGTATAGGCGATGGCGGGGCCGTCGAAAAAGGATACCCGTTTATTGCGCGGGATAAAAACCACGTCTGGGGTAAAGTACTTCGCATTGACCCAACCGGCCGAACGAGTACAAACGGCCAATACGGTATTCCCAAATCCAATCCGTTTGTTGGTAAAGATGGGCTGGATGAGGTCTACGCGGCAGGCTTTCGTAACCCCAACCGGATTTCGTGGGCTAAAGATGGGAAAATGCTGGTTTCCAACATCGGTCAGCGGCAAATTGAATCCCTGTATCTGGTGAAACCGGGAAAAAACTACGGATGGCCCGACCGGGAGGGCACCTTTCTAATCGACTCGACCGACAACGTGAACAACGTATACCCACTGCCTAAAAATGATGCCCGATATGGTTATTCGTATCCGGTGGCACAATTCGACCACGATGAGGGTAACGCAATTATAGGTGGATTCGAATACACCGGGAAGCAACTCCCACCATTGAGAGGGAAATACATATTTGGCGAAATCGTTCGGGGGCGGGTTTTCTACGTTAATCTAAATGAGATCAAAGAAGGGACACAAGCGACGATCCATGAGTTTCCACTCAGGTTAGAAGGCCAGCCAACAAGCCTGAAAGAACTAAGTAAAGCCAGCAAAGTCGATTTGCGAATCGGGCAGGATGCCGCGGGCGAACTTTACCTGATGACCAAATCAGACGGCATGATGTATAAGGTGATAAAATAA
- a CDS encoding alpha-2-macroglobulin family protein yields MNAYFSLFFLLITMAATTQNTPQPDYARDWKRADSLAAKGLPKSALDIANRIYKEAKAAHNHQQVTKAAIYRAIYRSASDEDAYVDLIKSTQADVAETPEPARSVLESTLADLYWQYFQQNRYKFYDRATIGRATIGRANPGRATIGKTTTGKTDSGKPENTNTSTADFTTWDAHQLVEAVTKAYLASVEQKALLQKTPIATYEALIEKGDADARHLRPTLYDVLTHRAIGFFQNTEPDLLKPVFKFELNQTSYFAEPAVFAKLTIQSQDSLSGRYQALLLYQQLLAFHLADTNPDALADADVLRLAFVHQHSVLPAKDSLYKQALEKQIARFKNQPTEAVYAYQLAEFLTNSGTPIRPFDENDDSATEPVPVSPSRWNRKQAADICRDLAKRFPNTRAGKQASQLLARLLTHTVSVQLEHVNAPGQPFRMLVNYQNTPKLIYRISKVSTADIQNRISGDDDQRKKILTALLKQASVVEKTVSLPDDGDLNQHTVEVPLSGLPVGQYIVLATADDKLQNKPESVQYAAFTVSTLGFITLSANNAEPNQTIYVTNRLTGEPMKNASVVVIPAQKNTTASNRNAIQTDGAGRIKIPVSTLPMQESFQYLITAGTDTLLSDPQYSYRYFSGRNEELAQTYAKLFTDRAIYRPGQAIYVKGLLYNGKTNQYAVVANHVVAIELLDQNGERITKQTVRTNEFGTFTTTFTAPVGRLTGIMTIQTTYGGTSIRVEEYKRPTFEVKANPIKQSFKLSQTVTLTASAKTFSGAVVDGADVRYRVVRKLRPRWEWWYVPRNTNQTEIANGTTQTDAQGNISIAFPATPDLGKARQENPIFEFEVTIDVTDKAGETRSTVQTLSIGYSALQISLAIPAQIELDKPNPFPVKITNQSGEKVSAKGQLTVYRLQPPARPLRSRLWSRPDRQLLTKAEFEKLFPNDLYANENDPRSWSKGPIVQQQPINSPADSLVKPDISRYTPGEYVAELTVTDSAGDSTKEQAFFAVVNDKQPVASARPDNWVQVRKATAEPGEDAVFWVGNSLPGWILMTIEENQKTVRQEWLKTDGRPQRVSLPVTEKQRGGFSVHFAMIQNGRLYQKSQLITVPFTNKELQIATQTFRNKLKPGEHEEWTLTIGGLNKQPAELVATLYDASLDAFDRLNWPTSFYQTYSPDFYAWQSSSFNAQSSSPIVYRYRPELALPARRYDVLIGLQNGQSRVYNYQMRMAKGGAVQSMAMAAPMQDRAIELKEAVSAESVVTAYGKDAPKPSLQPIINPRQNFNETAFFTPQAQTDKDGHLVLKFIMPEALTRWRLLAFAHTKDLKTGTLEREIITQKELMITANAPRFFREGDTIRLTARVNNLSEKLLNGTATLQLTDALTGQPLDQKIKVLESQGKLAIAAGAGQAVGWTLVIPTGIETVTCRLTAQSGQFTDGEEFTIPVLPNRMLVTDTKPFWVNGKETKTFTLKPLANLSPELPAQHERLTVEVTSNPSWYALQSLPYLMEYRYECAEQLFSRLYANSLAAHIVASKPAFKQVIAEWQKNPPRSSLQSNEELKAVTLENSPWLADARSEAERQAQLGQLLDANRMESEQIQAFEKLKQLQTGSGGFRWFGGMEPNLPMTLHILSGLGHLKKLGVTFPAELQNELSDMQASAINFADAEILRWIKEQKKLEEQKKGKVAGGWYFSATQYLYARSFYLDKPMDKSVLAYLKQRVAGDWLTQSLQGQALSAMALNRFGDTKTADGIMRSLKERSRKSEEMGLYWPDNTSGLQWYQTPIETQAYLIEAFDEIKPDQVLVDDMKRWLIRQKQTQSWSSTKATTEAVYALLLRGSDWLGTGVHTQVSLGGQPIESRVTKADAITGYEKVTYAASEIKPEMGAIQITKTGAGPAWGALYWQHFEPLDQVMPGSAGLSVQKTLYVQRDSPNGPIISTVASQKSLKPGDLIKVRLVLKTDRAMEYVHLKDGRASGFEPVVALSGYKYQNGLGYYESPRDASTDFFMSYLPVGTHVFEYNLRVAQSGDFSAGVATVQCFYAPEFSAHSAGERVKVK; encoded by the coding sequence ATGAACGCTTATTTTTCGCTCTTCTTTTTGCTGATTACAATGGCTGCCACTACGCAGAATACTCCACAGCCTGACTACGCCCGAGACTGGAAGCGGGCCGACTCGCTGGCAGCCAAAGGTTTACCGAAATCGGCACTGGACATTGCGAATCGGATTTATAAAGAAGCAAAAGCCGCACACAATCACCAACAGGTAACCAAAGCCGCTATCTACCGCGCCATTTATCGGAGCGCGTCGGATGAAGACGCCTATGTTGACCTGATTAAATCAACTCAAGCCGACGTTGCCGAGACACCCGAACCTGCCAGGTCTGTTCTTGAATCTACACTGGCAGACCTTTACTGGCAGTATTTTCAACAAAATCGCTACAAATTTTATGATCGGGCCACGATAGGCCGCGCCACGATAGGCCGGGCCAATCCAGGCCGCGCCACGATAGGTAAAACGACAACGGGTAAAACCGATTCAGGCAAGCCTGAAAACACGAATACTTCAACCGCCGATTTTACAACCTGGGATGCTCACCAGCTTGTGGAAGCAGTCACAAAAGCTTATCTGGCGTCGGTAGAGCAAAAGGCGTTACTACAAAAAACACCCATTGCTACCTATGAAGCCCTGATCGAAAAAGGCGACGCCGACGCCCGGCATCTTCGCCCAACACTCTACGATGTATTGACTCACCGGGCTATCGGGTTCTTTCAAAACACCGAACCCGACCTATTGAAACCGGTTTTTAAATTCGAACTGAATCAGACTAGCTACTTTGCAGAACCGGCCGTTTTTGCCAAACTGACCATTCAAAGTCAGGATTCCCTTTCGGGTCGGTATCAGGCATTACTGCTGTACCAGCAACTACTGGCGTTTCATTTAGCCGATACGAATCCCGATGCACTGGCCGATGCCGATGTACTTCGTCTGGCGTTTGTGCACCAACACAGCGTTCTGCCTGCTAAAGATTCACTGTACAAACAGGCTCTTGAAAAGCAGATTGCCCGGTTTAAAAATCAACCTACTGAAGCGGTTTACGCCTATCAACTGGCCGAATTTTTGACGAATTCTGGTACGCCCATCAGACCATTCGATGAGAATGACGATTCGGCAACAGAGCCCGTTCCTGTAAGTCCGTCACGCTGGAACCGTAAACAGGCCGCAGATATTTGCCGGGATCTGGCCAAAAGGTTTCCAAATACGCGGGCCGGAAAGCAGGCCAGCCAGTTGCTGGCTCGTTTGCTGACGCATACCGTATCTGTTCAGCTTGAGCATGTCAATGCGCCGGGTCAACCTTTTCGGATGCTGGTCAATTACCAGAACACGCCTAAACTGATTTACCGAATTAGTAAGGTAAGCACCGCCGATATTCAGAACCGTATTTCGGGCGACGACGATCAACGCAAAAAAATCCTGACGGCTTTGCTCAAACAGGCGAGTGTCGTTGAAAAAACGGTTTCGTTGCCCGACGATGGCGATCTGAATCAGCACACTGTCGAAGTGCCGTTGTCTGGCTTGCCAGTGGGTCAATACATAGTGCTGGCTACGGCAGATGATAAACTTCAAAACAAACCAGAGTCGGTTCAATACGCGGCTTTCACGGTGTCGACACTTGGGTTTATCACCTTATCGGCGAATAACGCTGAGCCAAACCAGACCATTTACGTAACCAATCGACTAACGGGGGAGCCGATGAAAAATGCCTCGGTCGTTGTGATTCCGGCTCAAAAAAATACGACCGCCAGTAACCGGAATGCCATCCAGACGGATGGGGCTGGCCGAATAAAAATTCCTGTCAGCACCCTGCCGATGCAGGAAAGCTTTCAATACCTGATAACGGCCGGTACCGATACCCTGCTGTCCGATCCGCAATACAGTTACCGGTATTTCAGTGGCCGTAATGAAGAGCTAGCTCAAACCTACGCCAAGCTCTTCACCGACCGGGCCATTTACCGGCCCGGCCAGGCGATCTACGTTAAAGGCTTGCTGTACAACGGCAAAACGAATCAGTATGCCGTTGTTGCTAACCATGTTGTTGCCATTGAATTACTGGACCAGAACGGCGAACGAATTACAAAGCAAACCGTTCGGACAAATGAATTCGGGACGTTTACCACCACGTTTACGGCTCCGGTTGGGCGATTGACGGGCATTATGACCATTCAAACAACTTATGGCGGTACCAGCATCCGGGTCGAAGAATACAAACGACCAACGTTTGAGGTAAAGGCCAATCCCATAAAACAATCGTTTAAGCTAAGTCAGACTGTAACACTTACAGCGTCGGCAAAAACCTTTTCGGGAGCGGTTGTCGATGGGGCCGATGTGCGCTATCGGGTAGTTCGTAAACTCCGCCCACGCTGGGAGTGGTGGTACGTTCCGAGAAATACAAATCAAACAGAAATAGCCAACGGCACGACGCAAACGGATGCACAGGGAAATATCAGCATCGCGTTTCCGGCAACGCCAGACCTTGGGAAAGCCCGTCAGGAAAACCCGATTTTTGAATTTGAGGTTACCATTGATGTAACCGATAAGGCAGGCGAGACCCGAAGTACCGTACAAACGCTGTCAATTGGCTATTCGGCTTTGCAAATCAGCTTAGCGATTCCGGCCCAGATAGAGCTGGATAAACCAAACCCGTTTCCGGTAAAAATTACGAACCAGTCGGGCGAGAAGGTGTCTGCAAAAGGGCAGTTGACGGTTTACCGGCTTCAACCACCTGCGCGTCCCCTGCGTAGTCGCTTGTGGAGCCGCCCCGACAGGCAATTGCTGACGAAGGCCGAGTTCGAGAAATTATTCCCCAACGATCTGTATGCCAACGAAAATGACCCACGTTCGTGGTCTAAAGGCCCAATCGTTCAACAGCAGCCGATCAATTCACCTGCCGATTCGCTCGTAAAACCGGACATTAGCCGTTACACACCGGGAGAATACGTTGCCGAGCTAACCGTGACGGACTCAGCAGGTGATTCCACAAAAGAACAGGCGTTTTTTGCGGTTGTCAACGATAAACAGCCGGTCGCTTCTGCCCGTCCGGATAACTGGGTACAGGTTCGCAAAGCCACTGCTGAACCGGGAGAAGACGCTGTTTTCTGGGTTGGCAACAGTCTGCCCGGCTGGATTCTTATGACAATAGAAGAAAATCAGAAAACGGTTCGGCAGGAGTGGCTCAAAACGGATGGACGGCCCCAACGCGTTTCGTTGCCCGTTACCGAAAAACAGCGGGGCGGCTTTTCGGTGCATTTCGCCATGATACAAAATGGGCGACTGTACCAGAAATCACAGTTGATTACGGTACCCTTCACAAATAAAGAACTTCAAATCGCTACGCAGACATTTCGGAATAAGCTGAAACCCGGCGAACACGAAGAATGGACGCTGACGATTGGTGGTCTGAATAAGCAACCGGCCGAATTGGTCGCCACGCTCTACGATGCGTCACTCGATGCCTTCGACCGGCTCAACTGGCCCACAAGTTTTTATCAGACCTATTCACCTGATTTTTATGCCTGGCAGTCCAGCAGTTTCAACGCCCAGTCGAGTAGCCCAATCGTTTACCGTTATCGTCCGGAACTGGCTCTTCCCGCCCGGCGATATGATGTGTTAATCGGACTACAGAATGGTCAATCCAGGGTGTATAATTATCAAATGAGAATGGCTAAAGGGGGCGCGGTTCAGTCGATGGCAATGGCGGCACCCATGCAGGATAGGGCCATTGAACTGAAAGAGGCAGTATCTGCGGAATCTGTAGTTACTGCTTATGGCAAAGATGCCCCCAAACCATCGCTCCAGCCTATTATTAACCCCCGCCAGAATTTTAACGAAACAGCATTCTTTACACCGCAGGCCCAAACAGACAAGGATGGACATCTCGTTCTAAAATTTATCATGCCGGAAGCCCTTACGCGTTGGCGCTTATTGGCCTTTGCACATACCAAAGACCTGAAAACAGGAACGCTGGAACGGGAAATCATTACGCAGAAAGAGCTGATGATTACGGCCAACGCGCCCCGGTTCTTCCGCGAAGGCGATACCATCCGACTAACGGCCCGCGTCAATAACCTAAGCGAAAAATTGCTTAACGGTACCGCCACACTTCAACTCACCGATGCATTGACCGGGCAACCACTCGACCAGAAAATTAAGGTTCTGGAAAGTCAGGGGAAACTGGCGATAGCCGCAGGAGCGGGGCAAGCCGTTGGCTGGACGCTGGTTATTCCTACTGGAATCGAAACCGTAACCTGCCGTCTGACAGCCCAATCGGGTCAGTTTACCGATGGCGAAGAGTTCACCATTCCGGTTTTACCTAACCGCATGCTCGTGACAGACACGAAGCCGTTTTGGGTAAATGGCAAAGAAACAAAAACGTTTACCCTGAAGCCATTAGCCAACCTTTCGCCTGAATTGCCCGCCCAACATGAACGCTTGACGGTAGAAGTGACGAGCAACCCCAGTTGGTACGCGCTGCAATCGTTGCCGTATTTGATGGAATATCGGTACGAATGCGCTGAGCAACTGTTTAGCCGGTTGTATGCCAATAGCCTGGCGGCCCACATCGTAGCCAGCAAACCGGCTTTCAAACAGGTTATTGCCGAATGGCAAAAGAATCCCCCTCGTAGCTCGCTTCAATCAAACGAAGAGTTGAAAGCGGTAACGCTGGAAAACTCGCCCTGGCTGGCTGATGCCCGTTCTGAAGCAGAACGGCAGGCTCAACTGGGGCAGTTGCTGGATGCCAATCGGATGGAAAGCGAGCAAATCCAGGCGTTTGAAAAACTGAAACAACTGCAAACTGGCAGTGGTGGCTTCCGGTGGTTCGGAGGTATGGAACCTAATCTGCCTATGACCCTGCACATTCTGAGCGGATTGGGCCATTTGAAAAAACTGGGCGTTACGTTCCCCGCCGAGCTACAGAATGAACTGAGCGACATGCAAGCCAGTGCCATCAATTTTGCCGATGCCGAAATTCTGCGGTGGATTAAGGAGCAAAAGAAGCTTGAGGAGCAAAAGAAGGGTAAAGTAGCTGGTGGATGGTATTTTTCGGCCACCCAATATCTCTACGCACGAAGCTTTTATCTGGATAAACCAATGGATAAAAGTGTGTTGGCCTACCTGAAACAGCGTGTGGCTGGTGATTGGCTTACGCAAAGTTTACAGGGACAGGCGCTTTCGGCAATGGCGCTTAACCGGTTTGGCGATACCAAAACGGCGGATGGAATCATGCGTTCCCTGAAAGAACGGTCGCGAAAGTCCGAGGAAATGGGATTATACTGGCCCGATAATACGAGCGGGTTGCAGTGGTATCAAACGCCCATTGAAACGCAAGCCTATTTGATCGAAGCGTTTGACGAAATCAAGCCGGATCAGGTTTTGGTGGATGACATGAAACGCTGGCTCATTCGTCAGAAACAGACGCAATCGTGGTCATCGACAAAGGCAACGACCGAAGCGGTTTATGCACTTCTGCTCCGGGGCAGCGACTGGCTCGGAACGGGCGTACATACACAGGTTAGCCTTGGTGGACAGCCTATCGAAAGTCGTGTGACAAAGGCCGATGCGATTACGGGTTACGAAAAAGTGACCTATGCTGCCAGCGAAATAAAACCGGAAATGGGCGCAATCCAAATCACTAAAACTGGTGCTGGACCAGCTTGGGGCGCTCTATACTGGCAGCATTTCGAACCGCTCGACCAAGTAATGCCGGGCAGTGCAGGTTTATCCGTTCAGAAAACACTCTACGTGCAACGCGATTCACCCAATGGCCCGATCATTTCAACGGTGGCGTCGCAAAAGTCGCTCAAACCGGGCGACCTGATCAAAGTCCGGCTCGTGCTCAAAACCGACCGGGCAATGGAATATGTACACCTGAAAGACGGACGGGCATCGGGTTTTGAGCCCGTGGTAGCATTATCAGGCTATAAATACCAGAATGGACTTGGTTATTACGAATCTCCCCGCGACGCCAGTACCGATTTCTTCATGAGTTACTTGCCCGTTGGTACGCACGTATTCGAGTACAATTTGCGTGTTGCCCAATCCGGCGATTTCTCGGCGGGTGTCGCTACCGTTCAGTGCTTTTATGCCCCCGAATTTTCGGCGCATTCGGCCGGTGAACGGGTGAAAGTGAAGTAA
- a CDS encoding Rid family detoxifying hydrolase, with the protein MTFIETQDAPVPGGHYSQAVVHNGQVYISGILPITPSGEKLSQATIAEQTEQILTNLDAILLAAGSQRNKVLKVTVFIADINAWGAVNQIYAQFFGDHRPARSVVPCSPLHYGFGIELEAIAILE; encoded by the coding sequence ATGACATTTATCGAGACTCAAGACGCGCCGGTTCCGGGCGGCCATTACTCGCAAGCCGTTGTTCACAACGGACAGGTCTACATATCCGGCATTCTGCCTATCACACCCTCCGGCGAAAAACTAAGTCAGGCTACTATTGCTGAACAAACGGAACAGATACTGACTAATCTTGACGCCATTCTATTGGCGGCTGGCAGTCAGCGCAATAAGGTGCTGAAAGTTACTGTCTTTATCGCTGACATAAACGCCTGGGGCGCTGTCAACCAAATTTATGCTCAGTTCTTCGGCGACCATCGTCCAGCCCGTTCGGTAGTTCCTTGCTCTCCCCTTCATTACGGCTTTGGTATTGAACTGGAAGCCATTGCAATTCTTGAGTAA